Within the Gemmatimonadaceae bacterium genome, the region ACCGCCTGCCCACCTAGGCCTGCAACGGTCGCCATTGAATGACAGAGAAGCATATCGAAGTGAAGCATTTCTGATTCGTTCAACGAAGCGGCTCACGATGACCAGCGAATAGCGAGCACGCGCTCTTGCAATTCCCTCCAGACGCGCCTTATTGGAGTTTTCGTGTCGTTTCCCTTAACGGTGGAGCGAGCCTCATGAACGTACACACTACGGCCCCAATCGCCCTCGCAGCTCTCGCGACAACCTTGTTCATTGCATGCGAACGGGCGGAGGCCCCTGAGTCACCCCTCGAAGGCGCGTGGAGCGTCGCCAGTATCCGCGTGACGGGCCCAGACTCCGCAGCCAACACGACGGTGCAGCCGAGTCTCTATCTCTTTGGCGACAAGCACTACAGCATGATGCGCGCGACGGGCAATCAGCCGCGCACCCTGTCCGCGACGGACAGTAAAACGGACGCTGAGAAACTCGCGGCGTACGATTCTTTTATCGCCAACACCGGGACGTACGAAGTTGCTGACTCTACGCTCACAATTCACCCGGTCGTTGCGCGGGACCCGAACTATATGTCGGGCGGATCCGACAAGTATAACTTCCGCGTCAGTGGCGACACGCTGTGGCTCTCGAACACCGGCACCGACATTCGGACGATGATCGGAGGACAGCTTGTGGGGCCGTCGGGGACCCCGAACGCGACGGCGCTGGTGCTGGTGCGGCAGAAATAGGGGAGGACTCTGGTGGGCGCGGCCGGCGACGATCGACCAGGCATGAACGAGCCGATCTCGCGGCCCGACTTCGTCAACGGCGCCCAAATGACCTCCGGAACTATCTGAAGATTTCGGGATCGCGCAGCGTCCCGTTCCAGGGACGCAGCCACACGTTGCCGTTCCACGCGTGCGCCAGATACGCGTTCACGGCGGCCATCTCCGTCGGCGTGTACTGCGTGCGATGACACGCGAACTCCTCTCGTCCAGCCGCGAGGTCCCGTTCCTCGAAGGGCACCCGCACGGTCAGCAGCGCCTCCGCCATGCCGTTCACGGTGGGGTTTGCGCGCGCTGCGGTGCGGAGGCGCTCCGTCGGAAGTGATGCATAGAGAAGATCCACGTTCGCGTAGCGCGCGTCGCTTTGCACGATCTGCGTCGTGCGTGCGGCGGCCAGCTCCGCTCCCGCAGGCATTCTGGCGAAATCGCGAACGCCCTTCGAGCCGTCGGTGGCGATCACGAGGTGGGTCTCGCGTCCTTCCCTCGCAAGCCGCGACAACAGCGGCCCGATGATGCGTTCGTCATCGGGGTGAGCGAAAACGGCGACCACGGGCCGCCTGATCTGAGCCTGCGCCGAGAGCGGGATGACGGTGGCCAGCGTCACGGCGACCAGGGTATTTATGGAGGTCCGCATACTATACACTGCTGCATGGACCGT harbors:
- a CDS encoding lipocalin-like domain-containing protein encodes the protein MNVHTTAPIALAALATTLFIACERAEAPESPLEGAWSVASIRVTGPDSAANTTVQPSLYLFGDKHYSMMRATGNQPRTLSATDSKTDAEKLAAYDSFIANTGTYEVADSTLTIHPVVARDPNYMSGGSDKYNFRVSGDTLWLSNTGTDIRTMIGGQLVGPSGTPNATALVLVRQK
- a CDS encoding PIG-L family deacetylase; translation: MRTSINTLVAVTLATVIPLSAQAQIRRPVVAVFAHPDDERIIGPLLSRLAREGRETHLVIATDGSKGVRDFARMPAGAELAAARTTQIVQSDARYANVDLLYASLPTERLRTAARANPTVNGMAEALLTVRVPFEERDLAAGREEFACHRTQYTPTEMAAVNAYLAHAWNGNVWLRPWNGTLRDPEIFR